TTATTTGTATTTACAacttataatttaaaaaaaatatatatatgatttatgatttatattgtttatGATTTATGTTATGAGTTGGTGACAAGTGACAACACATTAAAGGTCCCCTTTGTGTTCACCTATTTAGTATTTATCCATTTCAATCTTCACAATCATAATTGATCACCACCACTATCACCACCCAACGCCACCATGCACCTCCACCACCTATGCTTTGTCTTACCATCCGACGGCGATGACACAAACCAATTTGACCACCACCACCCCTCAAAACcgccaccgtcaccaccaccgccacctaagCAAAGATCATGTGGTACTCACCTCCATGAGGCCCTCCGCAACACCCTTCACCGGTTTTTAAACTCGAAACGTGACATTCGGTTATGCGGTTCCTGCATTAAACCATCGGCCGCGGTCTTCCACGACACCGACGGAGTACAACTTTCTAAGGAGACGAGTGTCGCTACCCATAGCCCGAAAACATTTACATACTCCGAGCTTTACATAGCCACCAAAGGCTTTAGTGAGGATCAAATTCTCGGCAGTGGCGGCTTCGGGAGAGTTTTTCGAGCCGTCCTGCCGAGTGACGGGACCCTTGCAGCCGTCAAGTGTTTGACGGAAACAGGGTCCCGCTTTGAAAAGAGTTTCGCGGCAGAACTAGTTGCGGTGGCACATCTGCGCCACCGCAATCTGGTCCCACTCCGCGGATGGTGTGTTAATAATGATCAACTACTACTTGTTTATGACTATATGCCGAACCGGAGTCTAGACCGGTTGCTTTTTCGGCGGGTGGGAAATAATAAAAATTTGGCCGCGCCGCCACTTGATTGGGATAGGAGGATGAAAATTGTGAAGGGGCTGGCCGCGGCTCTTTTTTATCTACATGAGCAGCTTGAGGCTCAAATTATACACCGAGATGTGAAAACGAGTAATGTGATGCTTGATTCTAATTTCAATGCGCGGCTTGGTGATTTCGGGTTGGCTAGGTGGATGGAACATGAGCTCGGGTATGGCATACGAACGCCTTCGATGGGCGATAACTCACTACGGCTTGCGGACACCACGAGTATTGGGGGTACGATTGGTTATTTGCCACCCGAGAGCTTCGAGAAAAAAACTGTGGCAACGGCGAAGTCTGATGTTTTTAGCTTTGGTATCGTTTTGTTGGAAATCGCGTCGGGACGAAGAGCAGTGGATCTTACGCTTCCCGACGATCAAATCATTCTGCTTGACAGGTATTACCGTATTAGAGATATATTTGGATATGATTGTATTATTTACCAGTACAGTTTTTCAGTTATTTTGAATTTTGTCGACAGGTTTAGAAAACTATCCGATGAAAAGATGGTTTTGCAAGCAGCCGATAGCCGGTTGTCGGACGGGTCATACAACCTTCATGAAATGGAGAACTTGATTCATCTCGGGTTACTATGCACGCTCCACGACCCGCAAACTCGACCTAGTATGCGATGGATCGTGGAAGCACTTTCGGGTGGTATTGGTGCCACCCTTCCTGATCTTCCTTCATTCAAATCCCACCCTTCTTACATATCCGTAACCCGTAGCACCACCAGCACTAGTGGAACCACCGCGGcggccaccaccatcaccatcagcACCTCATTCGGAATTGCTTCTAGTAGCTCAACCGCCTTCGCCTCAGCCAAAGAAGAAAGCTTATACATAACCGCGCAACAAGAACAAAGTGACAACAGTGGCGGCAATGATTTTATGACCGCAACCGCACAACTGAGCCGCCGCCAAAACGCGTTCCTAATGGTGGAACCGCCAAGGGAGATAACCTACAAAGAGATCATTTCCGCCACCGATAACTTCTCCGATTCCAACCGACTCTCTGAAGTCGATTTCGGGACCGCATACTACGGCGTTCTCGACAACCATGACATCCTCATTAAAAGGCTGGGGATGAAAACATGCCCAGCCCTACGCCTCAGGTTCGCAAACGAGCTTGCGAACCTGGGGCGCCTCCGCCACCGGAACCTCATACAGCTCCGAGGGTGGTGCACCGAGCAAGGTGAAATGCTCGTAGTCTACGATTACTCGGCTAACCGCCTCTTAGGCCAACTCCTGTCCCATCACAACCATCGAAAATCAAACTTCCTACGATGGAACCATCGATACAACATTGTCAAATCACTCGCGTGCGCAATTCGATACCTCCACGAAGAATGGGAAGAACAAGTCATCCACCGAAACATCACATCATCCGCAATATACATTGACCCGGACATGAACCCGAGGCTTGGTTCCTTCGCGCTAGCGGAGTTTTTAACCCGAAATGAGCACGGACATCATGTCGTAATCGATAAAAAAGTTTGTGTACGTGGAATTTTCGGGTATATGGCTCCGGAATACATGGAACAAGGAGAGGCGACACCAATGGCGGATGTTTATAGTTTCGGGGTGGTGGTCCTGGAGGTGGTGAGTGGGCGGATGGCGGTGGATTTTCGGCGGCCCGAGGTGTTGTTGGTGAAAAAGCTTCATGAATTCGAGTCTCGGAATCGGAACTATGATGAAATTGTGGATCCAAGATTGGATGGAGAGTATAACCGGAAAGAATTGGGGAGGTTGGTGAAGTTAGCAATGGCTTGTACGCAATCGAACCCGAATCTAAGACCAACAATGGCGACAATCGTGAGCATACTCGATGGTCATGATCGATGGTTAACGGGAGAACGAGAAACAGAGAGTATAGATGAATGGAAAGAAAGTAACATGTTATCTTTGTCACTCATTCGGAGAATTCAAGCTTTAGGAATACAATGATGGAGGAATCAAGAATCtttcatatacatatatatgtacaCAAATGGGTACTATATAGGAATACATCATATAGGTATACATTGTATTTACCATTGGTAACAAGTTTGTTTTTATATAGTTTGAGATACATGTTACTCTGCCAGCGCGATGCATAGGGAGCGACACTTTGCAGTGTGGTACTCGTTTTtgtttctggtagttttcttatccgtataatatttttacaaaacaacttattaatttAGCAAtgtcatctctctctctctcattgaAACTATCATAGGCATAGAAAAATCGTTTCAGTTGGTTCTCAAATTT
Above is a window of Helianthus annuus cultivar XRQ/B chromosome 14, HanXRQr2.0-SUNRISE, whole genome shotgun sequence DNA encoding:
- the LOC110908578 gene encoding receptor like protein kinase S.2: MHLHHLCFVLPSDGDDTNQFDHHHPSKPPPSPPPPPKQRSCGTHLHEALRNTLHRFLNSKRDIRLCGSCIKPSAAVFHDTDGVQLSKETSVATHSPKTFTYSELYIATKGFSEDQILGSGGFGRVFRAVLPSDGTLAAVKCLTETGSRFEKSFAAELVAVAHLRHRNLVPLRGWCVNNDQLLLVYDYMPNRSLDRLLFRRVGNNKNLAAPPLDWDRRMKIVKGLAAALFYLHEQLEAQIIHRDVKTSNVMLDSNFNARLGDFGLARWMEHELGYGIRTPSMGDNSLRLADTTSIGGTIGYLPPESFEKKTVATAKSDVFSFGIVLLEIASGRRAVDLTLPDDQIILLDRFRKLSDEKMVLQAADSRLSDGSYNLHEMENLIHLGLLCTLHDPQTRPSMRWIVEALSGGIGATLPDLPSFKSHPSYISVTRSTTSTSGTTAAATTITISTSFGIASSSSTAFASAKEESLYITAQQEQSDNSGGNDFMTATAQLSRRQNAFLMVEPPREITYKEIISATDNFSDSNRLSEVDFGTAYYGVLDNHDILIKRLGMKTCPALRLRFANELANLGRLRHRNLIQLRGWCTEQGEMLVVYDYSANRLLGQLLSHHNHRKSNFLRWNHRYNIVKSLACAIRYLHEEWEEQVIHRNITSSAIYIDPDMNPRLGSFALAEFLTRNEHGHHVVIDKKVCVRGIFGYMAPEYMEQGEATPMADVYSFGVVVLEVVSGRMAVDFRRPEVLLVKKLHEFESRNRNYDEIVDPRLDGEYNRKELGRLVKLAMACTQSNPNLRPTMATIVSILDGHDRWLTGERETESIDEWKESNMLSLSLIRRIQALGIQ